The Deinococcus wulumuqiensis R12 genome has a window encoding:
- a CDS encoding DIP1984 family protein encodes MKLAEALIERADLQRRAAQLEERLTQNMQVQEGEVPAEDPHELLNELLTVLDALERLLPRIHRANLTATLPGGQSLTDALTRRDLLDLRLRALRRAATAAAERQTRYSNSELRMVAVIPARELQKLADTLAKERRELEVQIQQANWLTELPA; translated from the coding sequence ATGAAACTCGCCGAAGCCCTCATCGAACGCGCCGACCTGCAAAGGAGGGCCGCGCAACTCGAAGAACGCCTCACGCAGAACATGCAGGTGCAGGAGGGTGAGGTCCCCGCCGAGGACCCCCACGAACTGCTCAACGAGCTGCTGACCGTCCTGGACGCGCTGGAGCGGCTGCTGCCGCGCATTCACCGCGCCAACCTGACCGCCACGCTGCCCGGCGGCCAGAGCCTGACCGACGCGCTGACCCGCCGTGACCTGCTGGACCTGCGCCTGCGTGCCCTGCGCCGCGCCGCGACTGCCGCCGCCGAGCGCCAGACCCGCTACAGCAACAGCGAATTGAGGATGGTGGCCGTGATTCCCGCCCGCGAGTTGCAAAAACTGGCCGATACGCTGGCAAAGGAGCGCCGCGAACTGGAAGTCCAGATTCAGCAGGCCAACTGGCTGACCGAGCTGCCCGCCTGA